Proteins encoded in a region of the Polyodon spathula isolate WHYD16114869_AA chromosome 9, ASM1765450v1, whole genome shotgun sequence genome:
- the LOC121320676 gene encoding acetylserotonin O-methyltransferase-like — MNSSNDIEYPKKILDYMEGFLVSKTLFAACELGVFDFLLVSKQSMSSADIAKGLKTSVDGMERLLMACVGLKLLHANIQNGEALYSNTELSRIYLTRTSPKSLFHSIQYNSQTIYLCWHYLADAVRDGKNQYEKAFGVSSADLFEALYRSDEEMITFMKLMNSVWNICGKDVVTAFDLSPFQSIYDLGGCSGAVAKQCVFAYPESMVTIFDLPKVVQMAKEHFVSSDERRISFHEGDFFRDPIPASDLYILARILHDWTDEKCLELLTKVNKACKPGGGLLLIEALLNEDKSGPLTTQLYSLNMLVQTEGRERSPSEYIHLMGAAGFTDIQVKRTGKLYDAVLGRK; from the exons ATGAATTCTTCAAATGATATTGAATACCCAAAGAAGATACTGGACTACATGGAGGGCTTCTTGGTGTCCAAG ACTTTGTTTGCAGCTTGTGAACTTGGTGTGTTTGACTTTTTGTTGGTGTCCAAGCAATCTATGTCTTCAGCTGATATTGCAAAAGGCCTGAAGACGAGTGTTGATGGCATGGAGAGATTGCTCATGGCCTGTGTTGGATTGAAGCTTCTACACGCAAACATTCAGAATGGAGAAG cactgtACAGCAACACAGAGCTTTCCAGGATATATCTGACCAGAACAAGTCCAAAGTCTTTatttcattcaatacagtacaactCACAAACCATCTACCTGTGCTGGCACTACCTGGCGGATGCTGTGAG AGACGGGAAGAACCAATATGAAAAAGCTTTTGGTGTCAGTTCAGCTGACCTCTTCGAAGCCTTGTACAG ATCAGATGAAGAAATGATTACATTCATGAAGCTCATGAACTCGGTTTGGAATATATGTGGTAAAGATGTGGTCACAGCCTTTGACCTCTCACCTTTTCAAAGCATATACGATCTTGGGG GTTGCAGTGGTGCTGTAGCCAAACAGTGTGTGTTTGCATACCCAGAATCCATGGTGACAATCTTCGATCTCCCTAAGGTTGTACAAATGGCAAAGGAGCACTTTGTGTCATCGGATGAGAGGAGAATTTCATTCCATGAAG GAGACTTCTTTAGAGATCCTATTCCTGCCTCTGACCTCTATATCCTGGCTCGGATTCTTCATGACTGGACAGACGAGAAATGTCTGGAGCTGCTCACCAAAGTGAACAAGGCCTGTAAACCAG GAGGTGGGTTGCTGCTGATTGAAGCCTTATTGAATGAAGACAAGAGCGGTCCTCTAACAACCCAACTCTACTCACTTAACATGCTGGTGCAGACAGAGGGGCGAGAAAGGTCTCCCTCAGAGTACATCCACCTCATGGGCGCAGCAGGATTTACAGACATTCAGGTCAAGAGAACTGGAAAACTGTATGATGCTGTTTTGGGAAGAAAGTAA
- the LOC121320675 gene encoding A-kinase anchor protein 17A-like, with translation MTTTIVHDTTEAVKLCPSQGLYLKPIAKMTVSVALPQLKQPGKSISNWEVMERLKAMVHPDQFSVLRISKSTMEFIRFDGEVENKGIVKKFLSKLDGKTIKLSGFSDILKVRAAEYKMEFPTRHDWDAFFRDAKDMNETLPGERPDTIHLEGLPCKWFASKDSNSEKPCESVLKTVFETFGKIRNVDIPMLDPYREDMMDKNFHTFSFGGHLNFEGYVQYQEYIGFVKAMDALRGMKLMFSGEDGKAVACNIKVLFDTTKHLSEAAIRKRQLERQKLQELERQREEHKRKEKEEEERLKEEERKQKEQEEEEKERKREEKLRKREQKQREREEKKNMKKFKKMQAAEQKKLHQKIVFEERKLLLAKRNLESIRLIAELLSRAKAMKQQEVEKQKAEKARLQLLEEKRRQQEAELRRVEEEKSRALELQRKEKELREKLLGNLLKKNTGGRPEDKEERRAAQCVQVRSIVNVSGIHSGSEQSTPGQHNSPALHDTEANGTSDRSAVNGSTVNFRNTVGGDILKSNSATRSHSHGSDDGRWRKSSSRKHSSRERNRQQHSSSDRSWRPRKSSDENRQNRRDRRDSGHDGSRHQSGRSRHYKDSSRERSQHRRHSRHSLSSERNRQRKERPSRHRGGSWD, from the exons ATGACTACCACAATAGTTCACGATACTACTGAAGCTGTTAAACTGTGTCCATCTCAAGGTTTGTACCTGAAACCCATTGCGAAGATGACAGTGAGTGTAGCCCTCCCCCAGCTGAAACAGCCAGGGAAGTCCATTTCCAACTGGGAAGTGATGGAAAGACTTAAAGCAATGGTGCATCCTGACCAGTTCTCTGTCCTTCGCATCTCAAAGAGCACCATGGAGTTCATTAGGTTTGACGGTGAAGTTGAAAACAAGGGCATAGTAAAAAAGTTTTTATCAAAGCTAGATGGAAAGACGATAAAGCTCAGTGGTTTCAGTGACATACTAAAAGTCAGAGCAGCTGAGTATAAAATGGAGTTCCCTACCCGACATGACTGGGATGCTTTCTTTCGTGATGCCAAAGACATGAATGAGACTCTCCCTGGCGAGAGGCCAGACACCATTCATTTGGAAGGACTGCCTTGTAAGTGGTTTGCCTCGAAAGACTCTAACTCTGAAAAACCCTGCGAGTCCGTCCTGAAAACGGTGTTTGAAACATTTGGAAAGATCCGCAATGTGGACATACCAATGCTCGACCCATACAGAGAGGATATGATGGACAAGAATTTCCACACCTTTAGCTTTGGGGGTCACTTGAACTTTGAAGGTTATGTGCAATACCAAGAGTACATAGGGTTTGTTAAGGCGATGGATGCGTTGAGGGGAATGAAGCTGATGTTCAGCGGAGAAGATGGAAAGGCAGTAGCATGTAACATTAAG GTCTTGTTTGATACCACCAAGCATCTGAGTGAAGCTGCAATCAGAAAACGGCAGCTTGAGAGACAGAAGCTTCAAGAACTTGAACGCCAGCGAGAAGAACACAAACGCAAGGagaaagaggaagaggagagactGAAGGAAGAAGAAAG gaagcagaaggagcaggaagaggaGGAAAAGGAGAGAAAGCGGGAGGAGAAGCTGCGCAAGAGGGAGCAGaaacagagagagcgagaggagaagaAGAACATGAAGAAGTTTAAAAAGATGCAAGCAGCGGAGCAGAAAAAACTGCACCAAAAGATTGTTTTCGAAGAAAGGAAACTTCTGCTGGCCAAGAGAAACCTGGAGTCTATCCGGCTGATCGCAGAGTTACTTAGCAGAGCAAAG GCTATGAAACAGCAGGAGGTGGAGAAGCAGAAAGCGGAAAAGGCAAGGCTCCAGCTACTGGAGGAGAAGCGGCGGCAGCAGGAGGCCGAGCTGCGGCGTGTTGAGGAGGAGAAATCTCGAGCTCTGGAGCTTCAGAGGAAAGAGAAAGAGCTCCGGGAGAAACTGCTAGGCAACCTTCTGAAGAAGAACACTGGGGGAAGACCTGAGGACAAGGAGGAGCGCAGAGCAGCCCAATGTGTGCAGGTCAGATCAATAGTAAACGTCAGCGGGATTCACTCAGGTTCAGAACAGTCTACACCAGGTCAACACAACAGTCCAGCTCTTCATGACACTGAAGCAAATGGAACATCAGATAGGAGTGCAGTAAATGGGAGCACAGTAAACTTCAGGAACACTGTCGGAGGGGATATTTTGAAGTCAAACTCTGCCACCAGGTCACACTCCCATGGTTCTGATGACGGACGCTGGCGTAAGAGCAGCTCCAGGAAACATTCCAGCCGGGAGCGGAATAGACAGCAGCACTCTAGTAGTGACCGGAGttggaggcccagaaaatccaGCGATGAGAACCGGCAGAATCGTAGGGACAGGAGAGACTCGGGCCATGATGGCAGCCGTCACCAGAGTGGCAGGAGCCGACATTACAAAGATTCAAGCCGGGAGCGTAGCCAGCATCGCAGACACAGCAGACACAGCTTAAGCAGTGAGAGAAATCGGCAACGTAAAGAAAGGCCCAGCCGCCACAGAGGTGGAAGCTGGGATTAA